One part of the Coffea eugenioides isolate CCC68of chromosome 10, Ceug_1.0, whole genome shotgun sequence genome encodes these proteins:
- the LOC113750910 gene encoding uncharacterized protein LOC113750910 isoform X2, whose product MEEFLLYAKLEDVTCPICLDFPHNGVLLQCSSYDKGCRPFVCDTDHLHSNCLDRYKQAYGTLSGSQSPLISDATPSESMNLANLDASGRPTCPLCRGEVTGWVVIDEVRKSLDEKKRSCEEEKCRYKGTYMELQKHAQLEHPHSRPSKIDPARQLDWENFQQSSEIIDVLSTIHSEVPRGVILGDYVIEYGDYHSEDELEEFRRDEGNWWTSCILYHVFDNLRASRNRRRSRVSIPRRANRHSSYTSNSDDGSVASVEFPDYRTEETDDDLVSSRGPSRVGADDRSSRRRRSRFYDS is encoded by the exons ATGGAGGAGTTCCTACTGTACGCTAAATTGGAAGATGTAACTTGTCCAATATGTTTGGATTTCCCCCACAATGGAGTTCTCCTCCAATGCTCATCGTATGATAAAGGATGCAGGCCTTTTGTTTGTGACACAGACCATCTACACTCAAATTGTTTGGACAGATATAAACAAGCATATGGAACTTTATCTGGATCACAATCACCTTTGATATCTGATGCAACACCTAGTGAGAGCATGAATTTGGCAAATCTAGATGCAAGTGGCAGGCCAACGTGTCCGTTATGTAGAGGAGAAGTGACTGGTTGGGTAGTTATTGATGAAGTTCGCAAGAGTTTAGATGAAAAGAAACGTTCCTGTGAAGAGGAAAAATGTAGATATAAAGGGACCTACATGGAACTTCAGAAACATGCTCAACTCGAGCATCCTCATTCCCGTCCTTCGAAAATTGATCCCGCACGGCAACTTGAttgggaaaatttccagcaatccTCTGAAATTATAGATGTTTTGAGCACCATTCATTCAGAAGTACCCCGGGGGGTGATTTTGGGCGACTATGTGATCGAATATGGGGATTATCACTCCGAAGATGAATTGGAGGAATTCCGTAGAGATGAAGGAAACTGGTGGACATCGTGTATTCTTTATCACGTATTTGACAATCTTAGGGCATCTAGAAACAGAAGAAGGTCCAGAGTCAGTATTCCAAGGAGAGCAAACCGCCATTCAAGTTATACTTCCAACTCAGATGATGGTTCAGTGGCATCTGTAGAGTTTCCTGATTATAGGACTGAGGAGACTGATGATGATTTAGTGAGTTCAAGAGGCCCATCAAGGGTTGGAGCTGATGATCGCAG CTCACGTAGACGACGTTCACGCTTCTATGACAGTTAG
- the LOC113750910 gene encoding uncharacterized protein LOC113750910 isoform X1, translating to MEEFLLYAKLEDVTCPICLDFPHNGVLLQCSSYDKGCRPFVCDTDHLHSNCLDRYKQAYGTLSGSQSPLISDATPSESMNLANLDASGRPTCPLCRGEVTGWVVIDEVRKSLDEKKRSCEEEKCRYKGTYMELQKHAQLEHPHSRPSKIDPARQLDWENFQQSSEIIDVLSTIHSEVPRGVILGDYVIEYGDYHSEDELEEFRRDEGNWWTSCILYHVFDNLRASRNRRRSRVSIPRRANRHSSYTSNSDDGSVASVEFPDYRTEETDDDLVSSRGPSRVGADDRRFTSATKSSGRKVDG from the exons ATGGAGGAGTTCCTACTGTACGCTAAATTGGAAGATGTAACTTGTCCAATATGTTTGGATTTCCCCCACAATGGAGTTCTCCTCCAATGCTCATCGTATGATAAAGGATGCAGGCCTTTTGTTTGTGACACAGACCATCTACACTCAAATTGTTTGGACAGATATAAACAAGCATATGGAACTTTATCTGGATCACAATCACCTTTGATATCTGATGCAACACCTAGTGAGAGCATGAATTTGGCAAATCTAGATGCAAGTGGCAGGCCAACGTGTCCGTTATGTAGAGGAGAAGTGACTGGTTGGGTAGTTATTGATGAAGTTCGCAAGAGTTTAGATGAAAAGAAACGTTCCTGTGAAGAGGAAAAATGTAGATATAAAGGGACCTACATGGAACTTCAGAAACATGCTCAACTCGAGCATCCTCATTCCCGTCCTTCGAAAATTGATCCCGCACGGCAACTTGAttgggaaaatttccagcaatccTCTGAAATTATAGATGTTTTGAGCACCATTCATTCAGAAGTACCCCGGGGGGTGATTTTGGGCGACTATGTGATCGAATATGGGGATTATCACTCCGAAGATGAATTGGAGGAATTCCGTAGAGATGAAGGAAACTGGTGGACATCGTGTATTCTTTATCACGTATTTGACAATCTTAGGGCATCTAGAAACAGAAGAAGGTCCAGAGTCAGTATTCCAAGGAGAGCAAACCGCCATTCAAGTTATACTTCCAACTCAGATGATGGTTCAGTGGCATCTGTAGAGTTTCCTGATTATAGGACTGAGGAGACTGATGATGATTTAGTGAGTTCAAGAGGCCCATCAAGGGTTGGAGCTGATGATCGCAG GTTTACCAGTGCAACCAAGTCCAGTGGACGAAAGGTTGATGGATAG